One genomic window of Bactrocera dorsalis isolate Fly_Bdor chromosome 4, ASM2337382v1, whole genome shotgun sequence includes the following:
- the LOC125775291 gene encoding putative uncharacterized protein DDB_G0283051 isoform X7: protein MSLAPKSFCLTIGALFFAAFTSMLTVRANSIGVQTEKPTDRLILEDWGFAYTNMNTNANANANTNTNMNTNTNTNTNININGNTVHKSSDHRQVLISSVVTTT, encoded by the exons atgTCACTGGCGCCCAAAAGTTTTTGTCTGACGATTGGCG CTCTATTTTTTGCCGCCTTTACGAGTATGTTGACAGTTAGAGCAAATTCAATTGGAGTTCAAACAGAAAAGCCAACGGATCGATTGATTTTGGAAGATTGGGGATTTGCttatacaaatatgaatacaaatgcaaatgcaaatgcaaatacaaatacaaatatgaatacaaatacaaatacaaatacaaatataaatataaatggtaATACTGTGCATAAATCGAGCGATCATCGTCAAGTACTCATAAGTAGCGTTGTCACGACAACATAG
- the LOC125775291 gene encoding uncharacterized protein LOC125775291 isoform X1, whose translation MPLQNVCVFVGVQGRYELKEMVLALQSTVRVQMQAAFDNNLNFKLEAYVVPTITSVTPDTHIGAEAWSHLKDLPLADPTFATPSSVDLLLGADVLTGLFQEGFIQGSPEQLCALNTRLGWVVFGPVISSAHSTLHTSLTAKCVNKQRLDTLIRSFWELEEPILSSEVQVDDCETIFNDTVTRTSDGRYQVQILFRPDAPALGESHHSALRQFLQLERRLMNDPCLREQYIAFMRECITLDHMEVSKQAFTNKENGYFIPHHAVTTKFRVVFNASAKTSSGTSLNDTQFSGPQLHANIVDILHRFRKCKVAITTDIQKMFRQILVDRRHRKW comes from the coding sequence ATGCCACTACAAAACGTATGTGTCTTCGTAGGCGTCCAGGGGAGATACGAATTGAAGGAAATGGTTCTAGCGCTACAGTCTACAGTAAGGGTACAGATGCAGGCTGCCTTTGACAACAACCTTAACTTCAAACTCGAGGCTTATGTCGTGCCGACAATAACCTCAGTAACGCCAGATACGCATATAGGCGCAGAAGCTTGGAGCCATTTAAAAGATTTACCGCTAGCTGACCCAACGTTTGCCACTCCAAGTTCGGTGGATCTGCTACTTGGTGCTGACGTTCTGACGGGTCTCTTTCAGGAGGGTTTCATCCAGGGTTCTCCAGAGCAACTTTGCGCTTTGAACACTCGTCTTGGCTGGGTAGTATTTGGACCAGTCATAAGTTCTGCTCACTCCACTTTACACACATCTCTTACTGCGAAATGTGTCAACAAACAACGGCTAGACACGTTAATTAGAAGCTTCTGGGAACTTGAAGAGCCCATACTATCATCCGAAGTACAGGTGGATGACTGTGAGACGATCTTCAACGACACAGTTACCCGTACCTCAGACGGCAGGTACCAGGTGCAAATATTATTTCGACCAGATGCTCCTGCTCTTGGAGAATCTCATCATTCGGCACTCCGCCAGTTTCTACAACTCGAGCGGCGGTTGATGAACGACCCATGTCTTCGTGAGCAGTACATTGCATTTATGCGAGAATGCATTACTCTCGATCATATGGAGGTTAGCAAGCAAGCTTTCACCAACAAAGAAAATGGTTACTTCATACCTCATCATGCGGTAACCACAAAATTTCGCGTAGTTTTCAACGCTTCCGCGAAGACATCGAGTGGGACATCCTTAAACGATACACAGTTTTCGGGACCACAACTACATGCCAATATTGTCGACATCCTTCACCGTTTTCGCAAATGCAAGGTAGCCATCACTACAGACATACAGAAGATGTTCCGACAAATACTGGTAGATAGACGACATCGTAAATGGTAA
- the LOC105229674 gene encoding uncharacterized protein LOC105229674, producing the protein MAKKMLPGPICLLLTIGVLLLANNMPRVSGQELEQPPNTASDPISIVINQPQTSLVIGSDLAKELIASLLGGKPAADGNKNELDKVVINNAMEKDKEKSSENKNGSSEIVTTKPEVSTETAKETDNSESTTKKYVRPKHVQNYLEYLDNINNYVPSYYGNGRFVVG; encoded by the exons ATGGCAAAGAAGATGTTACCGGGACCAATATGTTTGCTTTTGACTATTGGCG TTCTACTGCTTGCCAACAATATGCCAAGAGTTAGTGGACAAGAGCTTGAACAACCACCGAATACCGCGTCAGATCCTATCTCAATAGTAATAAATCAACCACAAACATCATTAGTTATAGGATCGGACTTAGCTAAAGAACTAATCGCAAGCTTACTTGGTGGCAAACCAGCTGCTgatggaaataaaaatgaacTTGATAAGGTTGTGATAAATAATGCGATGGAAAAAGATAAGGAGAAAAGTAGTGAAAATAAGAATGGCAGCTCTGAGATTGTAACAACTAAGCCTGAAGTAAGTACAGAAACAGCAAAAGAAACAGATAATTCTGAAAGTACGACAAAGAAATATGTTCGCCCTAAACATGTGCAGAATTATTTGGAATATCTTGATAATATAAACAATTACGTACCATCGTACTATGGCAATGGGCGGTTCGTGGTAGGTTAA
- the LOC105229684 gene encoding eukaryotic translation initiation factor 4 gamma: MLSKTKFVSLVLCALFINGEIQSVSGRPFIQHQLQGIVESATDTIRSIMHTIHATVMDKASTLVSTIATKVAKELLPEKCEDGADCERSFLESVISKTAINLITDRLNPATIKTNEATTTEEPVTEEPTTEEPTTEEP, encoded by the exons ATGCTCTCGAAAACCAAATTCGTGTCGCTGGTGTTGTGCG CCTTGTTTATCAATGGCGAAATACAAAGTGTCAGCGGTAGACCTTTCATACAACATCAACTTCAGGGCATTGTCGAATCAGCAACAGACACAATAAGAAGTATTATGCACACAATTCATGCAACTGTGATGGATAAAGCGTCAACCTTGGTTTCCACTATTGCCACAAAAGTTGCCAAAGAACTTTTGCCTGAAAAATGTGAAGATGGCGCCGACTGCGAGCGGTCCTTCCTTGAATCCGTAATCAGCAAAACTGCTATAAATCTAATTACTGATAGGTTGAACCCAgcgacaataaaaacaaatgaggCAACAACAACTGAAGAACCAGTAACCGAAGAACCAACAACTGAGGAACCAACAACTGAGGAACCATAA